The window CATAAATTCTTTTCGCAGTCTGGTCAAACCCTTTTCCTCTTATGGGTATAACCTTAACCTCTATTATTGCATGAACAATATCTGTTTTTACTTTGTCCCAGTTTATAACAGCCTTATATTTAACAATTACCCGTTCTTTTTCAAGTTTTTTTATCTGCTCTTTAATATTTTCAACCGATGTATGAAGCATTGTTGCTATTTCCTGTGCCTGTATTTTTGCGTTTTTACTTAATATCTCTAATATCTTTTTCATACTCCTCCTGTTGTGTAATAGATAAATTTTATCACCTTCTTTACAATTCGTCAAGACTTCGTATAACTTATACAAGATGTTGACAAAAGAGGGAAGTCGTGATATGTTTAAATTGCAGTTATTTTTAAGTCATCATCAGTTGTTAGATTTTTCGTAACTATTCAACCTGCTTGCATATTTTTTGACATGAACCTGAGATATGTGTTAGGATAATTACACCATGAATCGAGTTAAGTTTTTCCAAAAATTGTACTTGACAGGTTTAATGAAATGTGGTATACTGAACCTATGTGTCTCTGTGCCTAAAATATGAAAGGTATTCAGTGAATATTTACACAGGAAAGGAGGTGAAAAAGGTAAGTTGGTCTTGAAGTTATAGTTTTTTTATGTTCATAAGGCTCTTTCTTGCAAAGGAGCCTTTAAGAAGGAGGAAAAGAAAATGAAAATGCTTAAAGAATATGGAAAGAGGAGGAAAACAAAGATGAAAAACAAAATAGTGTTAGTCTCGCTGGCTATGTTGTTAAGTCTGAGCCTGGTTACTATCGGTTATTCGGCGCCAGCACCTGATGCTATAGCGCGTATTAGAGCTGCGGCGATGAAAGATATGACCGAGGCAGGGATTACGAGAGCTACCGCTAGGGCTATGCTTAGAGAAGCCATGAAGGCTGACCCAAGCCTGGAGGAAGTGACCACTATCACTGCGGCTATGGTCGACATGCACGAAGCGGGACTGACCCCGGAACACAGCCTGGCTTTGATAAAATTGCACGGAGAGCTTGAAGGTCTCGGGATAGCGCGGGAAATCTTCCTTGAGGAATTCAGCACCCTGGCCGCGGCAAAGATAGATATGCACGAGGCAGGGATTACGGGAGCCGCCGCTATGGCTATGATTAGGGAAGCCATGAAGGCTGACCCGAGCCTGGAGGAAGTAGCCACTATCATTGCGGATAAGATCGATCTCGTGGACGAACAGCCGGAGCCTCCAGTCGAACAGCAGGAGCCTCCAGTCGAACAGCAGGAGCCCCAAGATAATGTAGAACAGGAACTCCCAAAGGAACCAGAGGACGAGCGTTGATCCGGAGATTGAACAGACCCATAGGTAGGTACAGGGTCTCGACCAATAGTGAGAAGATGCAGAGTATTACTCACCTTGAACACATCTCGACCAAAATGCTGATGGAGCGCCTGCCGAGACTACTTGGGGAGTTTGAGTAGATTTTCCTCGGCCGTCTGCTACGCCGGGAAAGTGACAGGGAAACCCTTGAGAACCAAGCTCATCTGAAGCAGGTTATCGGAAGCGTATTCACAGGCTTTTGCTCTTTTGGTGTTTATAACATCTAATAAATTAACAGGTACTGAAAACTCTACATAAATAGTTACACTTCCTCTTGTTATTGACTTTTTCAGCAGACTTCTTGCCTTTATCTCAAGAGAAGAAAGAAAGAAAGGCATTCTACAATTTAAGTCAAAGAAACGGTGATTACTGCTTTTAATCTCAACAAGCAAAGATCCCTGCTTTGGCAATTTTTGCACAACCCTGCCAAAACCTGTCATAGAGTTTATCATAACATTTTTAACCTTTGTAATTTTTACCTTGTCTTCAACTTTTACAGTTGCTTTTTTAAGTTCTGGCAACAAAGCAGCAGCAGAGCTGTTTTCTCTTATTTTTTCAATCTGAATCTTTAACTGTTCAGGTAAACAGACTGTAAGAAGATAGGCTTTTAGACTATTGCCCTGGTGCTCTGGCGCTAACTGCTTACCTTGATTTTTGAACTTTCTATATGGAAAGTGTGGGTCGTTAATAATTTAACTTTGATTTCGGGGCACCCGGGATAGTGGGCCGTTTGATTTTTGAACTTTCTTATAAGGGGGGCAAACTGAAGCGGGTTCTTGTTACAGGTGGGGCTGGATTTATTGGCTCACATCTTTGTGAAAAACTTTTAAATAAAAGATGCGAGGTTCTTTGTTTAGATAGTTTTTATACAGGGATGCGTTCAAATATCCTGCATCTTCTTTCATATCCATATTTTGAGGTTATAAGGCATGATATATGCTATCCAATTTGTTTAGAAGTTTCTGAGATTTATAACCTTGCCTGTCCAGCTTCTCCTGTCCATTATCAGCATAATCCGATTCATACTATAAAAACATCTATCCTTGGAAGCATCAATATGCTTGGCCTTGCAAAAAGGGTAAAAGCAAAGATATTACAGTCCTCCACAAGTGAGGTTTATGGGGACCCAACAATTCATCCACAGCCTGAAAACTACAGGGGCAATGTCAATCCCACAGGATACAGGGCATGCTATGATGAGAGTAAAAGGTGTGCAGAGACACTATTTTTTGACTACCACAGACAGCACAAACTAAAAATAAAGGTTGCAAGAATATTTAATACATATGGACCCAAAATGCAAGCAAACGATGGAAGAGTAGTGAGTAATTTTATAGTACAGGCGTTAAAGGAAGAAGCCATCACTGTATATGGTGACGGTAAACAGACAAGGAGTTTCTGTTATATAGATGATATGATAGACGGACTTTTGAAGATGATGGACAGTCCCGATGACTTTACAGGCCCTGTTAACCTTGGCAATCCTCAAGAATGGACAATACTTGAACTTGCAAACCAGGTTATTAAAATTACCGGAACAAAATCAAAAATAGTTTTTAATCCTCTTCCTCCTGATGATCCGCTCCAGAGATGCCCCGATATAACACTTGCTAATAAAGAATTAAACTGGAAACCAGTTATCAGGTTAGAAGAGGGACTAAAAAAAACCATAGAGTATTTTAGGAAAATATATTAAAACAGTAGATAATTGTAATAAAAATTGCTGAAATGGTTATACAAACACAGAAATGCAGATTATAAAAATAAAAATTTCCTTACAAGAACTAAAAGAGATTTCACAAGAAACATTCGGGAATCTGGTTAAAGCAGTGGTTGATGTAAATAGACACATTATGGCAATTGGCGGCGATTTGCATTCGGACGAAGAGGCATTATTACTTGGGGATGGTTCAAAACAAGAAGATATCTGGGGGATAAATATATATCCGGAGATTCAAGGTGAAGAGTGGATTGAATTTGATTCTGTAATAAATCTACGCCCATTACAGGAAAACAATACTAAATATATAAATAATCCTGATATTAGGTTTAAAATTATAGAAATTGTAAATAACCTGATTGAAAAATGAATTATCAACATAAACAACTGGCTTCGGGGAAATGGTTTAAATTAACATTTTACGAGCAGATGGCTAATATTGGAAGTGAAGTTGAAAGGGCGATACTGTGGAGAGAAAAAAACACACAATTCAGCCTTAAAGCCATTTACCGCGCTCTTGAACTTTTGGATCTTACTATCTCTGATACAAAAAATTGTGTGGTATCCAGGTTAAAGGAACTTTGCAGATTAAGAGAAATATTAGTAGATTGTTTTTGTTTTGATAATTATTATTCTTCCACAGATGAATTCTGGAGAAAATATTTCTATCCATTTTATTATGCTGCTCGTAAGGTAACCAATAAATTTATGTGAGTACCACAGACGCAAGTAATAACATAGAAAGTGCAAAAAACTTTTCGCTCCATAAAAAAAGCCCCCGGACTTTAATTTTAAGTCTGGGGGCTTTTTTTATAAACTGCAACCAGGTGGTTAGAATACGAGCGTCACACCTCCAACTAGCTGGAAGGCATCTGTTGTTGACACGCGAGCACGAGGAACACGAAATTCAGCGGCATAAACATCTCTTACATAGTCATCTGGTATAAACCATGCACCAAGAACCCTGAATGTTACATCCTCTGTGTATGCATATCGGACAATAAGATTCACTTCCTCTCCGATTCTCTTGTTTACACCTGGGGCTGTTTCATCGGCCTGGAAATGATAAAGGCTTGCACCTAATGTAATATTCTCTATTGGTATTATAGAACCGCCAATTTTTGCAACCTTAAGGTTGCTGTTCCCGTAGATATAGTCCACGATGGAGCCCCATGTCTGGTCCTCAAAGAATGGGTTCCATGACCCTATTTTATGGTCCCTTGGATTATTATCACCGGAGAACCATGCAAGCGCTGCGCCAAGCTTTGGCGTGTACTCACCCTCAAATGTATATTCTGCGCCAACATTGGTTGCAAATGCTCTGCGGTCAAGGTCTCTCATACCAACTCTTTCTGTTGTACCAAACTGACGTGCATACTCACCTTTCAGAAGCCATCCGTCTGCTGGTTTTGTACTTCCACGGATACCTGCAACTGCAATATTTTCTCTGAAAAGTGGTCTTTCCAACCTGTTGTGAACATTAAGAAGGTATCCTTCTACTTCTGCATCATATTCGTCAAATTTATAACCAACATTTACTCCATAAAGGTCTGCATCTTTACTGTCTCTTTCCGGTCTTTCGGCTAACTTTGCAAGAATAAGGTCTATCGTCCACGGCTCATATAGCAATACAGCCGTTATGGCATCAAATGCTTTTCTTGATGATACATCATCATCCACATCCACGGTTGCTGCGTCCCGATCTATTCCCCCTACTCCTACTTCGCCTCTCGGATCTGGTATTCTGTGTAGAGCCGTCTCAATCCTGTTCTGACCAAGAACAAAGCCTTCTCCAAGGACAATATTCTGGCGACCCATTTTAAGCGTTAAAGGGGAATACAGCACCTCCTTTAGTGTTACATATGCAAGGTCAAGCTCAATATCTATTGTGCGTTCTTCTACTCCTCCCCAATCTCTCCTGTTTAAGAGTCTTATTACTCCTTCAACATTGTCCGTAAGGTCCACATAAGCCCCAACCCTTGCTGTTGACTGATACCAATTTCTACCTTCGGTAGAAACATCAACACCCGCCAGTCTATCAACACCAGGATATGGCCTTTCATATCCCCACCTTGATATCCCATGCACTGAGATATCGCCAGAAACTCTTATATTCTGGACTGCTGCAAACAATGGCAAACCCATTAAAAGCAGTGCCATTGCAATAAAAAACATTTTTTTCAATTTTCCTCCTTATTTTTAAAACAAGGTGCAATCCGAAAAGATTTTTTTAAGTTAAGATATGTATTTCCCTTCTCGTTTCTCACCTTGAGAATTAACATGTGCTATATAGTAATCGTTGCATTTCCGACAACCTTTGACTGTTCAAGAAATCCCTCACCTCCTTCTTGTCATAGATTAAGGATGTCTGCAACGGTTAAGCCCGAAACACAAGATAGACACAGACTATCTGAATATCTCATTATACAACATATTTCAGTTTTGTCAAGTACTTTTTTTTAATTTTTTTTTACCCTGTTAAATTGATATCAGTGCACCAGGGCACCAGGGCACCAGTGCACCAAAGCATCAGTGCACAGGGCACCAGAGCACCAGGGCACCAGAGCACCAGATATGATATGAAAGAAGGGGAGATTTTCGCCCCCTTTTATAAAGGTGGACCCTTCCCCTCCCCCCCCATTTATAAAGATGGCGGGGCGCCCATCCAAAGGATGGGTCGGGGGATTATGTTTTCCCCACCCAAAGGGCGCTTGCCTTAAACCCTTGATATCTTGACGCCTATTTTTTCCCTATTCCCTTCTATAAAGAAGCAAATTCTTTTATAAGACCTGTTCCTATTATTGACCTCTGTATCTGATTTGTGCCTTCGTATATCTGTGTAATCTTTGCATCCCTCATAAACTTTTCAACAGGGCAGTCCCTCATATACCCATAACCACCAAATATCTGAACTGCATCTGTTGTAACCTTCATTGCTGTATCTGAGGCAAAAAGTTTTGCCATTGCAGACTCTTTGCTTACCCTGGTATTTCCCGAATCAACCATTCTTGCCACTGAATAAACAAGAGCTCTTGCTGCTTCAACCTGTGTTGCCATATCTGCAAGCATAAACTGTATGCCCTGAAATGATATTATTGGTTTTCCAAACTGAACCCTTTTTCTTGCATATTCAACCGCAAGGTCAAGTGCCCCTTGTGCAATACCAACAGATTGTGATGCAACACCCGGGCGTGATATATCAAGAGTTTTCATTGCAACAACAAAACCAAGCCCCTCTTTTCCAAGAATATTTTCTTTTGGAACCTCGCAGTCAGTAAAAACAAGTTCTTTTGTTGCAGAAGCCCTTATACCTAACTTTTTTTCCTTTTTACCAAATGTAAATCCCGGTGTTCCTTTTTCAACTATAAATACACTTGCACCTCTTGCTCCTTTGTTTTTATCCGTCATTGCAATTATTATATAGGTTTCTGCTTCCCCACCGTTTGTAATCCACTGTTTTGTTCCGTTTAATATATAATAATCCCCCTGGTTTTTTGCGGTTGTTTGAATACCTGATATATCAGAACCTGCGCTTGCCTCTGTTAGTCCGAATGCAGCTATTTTTTTACCCGATGCAAGGTCTGGAAGATACTTTTGTTTTTGAACATCATTCCCGTAAAGTATTATAGGATATGTTCCCAACGCACTTGCTGCATAACATACTGCAATACCCCCGCATGCACAGGAAAGCTCTTCTGTGACAAGACACAGATCCAGAACCCCTCCGCCTGTTCCCCCATATTTTTCCTCTATATACACACCAAATAAGTCGCTCTCTGAAAGAACCTTCATTATCTGCCAGGGAAATTCCTCTGTTTCATCATAGTATGCAGAAACAGGCTGTATCTTTTCCTTTGCAATCTTTCTTGCAAGTTCTTTTGCCATTATCTGTTGTTCACTTAAAAAGTAGTCCATCTAACCTCTCGGTTGCCAGAGCACCAGGCCACCGGAACACCAGTTTGTTTATATTTTTCTCAACACAATACTTGCATTGTGTCCGCCAAAACCAAAAGAGTTTGACATCGCAATTTTAACATCCCGCCTTCTTGCGGTATTGGGAACATAATCCAAATCACAGTCAGGGTCTGGATATTCATAGTTTATTGTAGGCGGGATGACGCTGTGATATATTGACAGAACAGATGCAATAAGTTCAACCCCTGCTGCTGCACCCAAAAGGTGCCCTATCATAGATTTTGTTGAACTTATTGCAACCTTTTTTGCATAATCACCAAACACTTTCTTAACTGCAATTGTTTCTATTTTGTCATTTAACTGTGTGGATGTTCCATGTGCATTGATATACACAACTTCTTCAGGTGCGAGTTTTGCATCATTCAGTGCTGATTTCATACAGCGGAAAGCACCGTCCCCCAGCGGGTCGGGTGCTGTTATGTGATATGCATCCGAGCTTGCACCGTAGCCTATAACTTCTGCATATATTTTAGCATTTCTCTTCCTGGCATTCTCAATATCCTCAAGTATGACAATACCTGCACCCTCGCCGATGAGAAATCCGTCCCTCTCTTTGTCAAAGGGTCTGGATGCTTTTTCAGGTTGGTCATTTTTTGTGGTAAGCGCTTTAAGGGCACAGAATCCTGCAACACCCAATTGTGTGATGCAGGATTCTGTGCCTCCAGCAACCATAACTCTGGCATCTCCATACCGGATTGTGCGAAATGCCTGTCCAATGCTATGATTCCCGGATGCACAGGCACTGGCACAGCAAAAATTAGGGCCCTTTAGTCCATAATAGATGGATATCAAACCGGATGCCATATCAGGAATCAACATTGGGATAAAAAAAGGAGTAACCTTTGAAGGTCCTTTTTCTATAAGAACGCGCATCTGCTCTTCCATAATAGGAAGCCCGCCTATTCCTGAACCGACGAGCACACCAATAGTGTTTTTATCTTCTTTTTCCAAATCAAGACCTGCATCCTGAATTGCCATTTTTGAAGCGCATATAGCAAACTGTATAAATCTTTCCATTCTTTTTAATTCTTTAGGGTTTATACAGCCTGATGGATCAAAGCTCTTTACCTCTGATGCAATCTTTGTCGGAAAATTTGTCGGATCAAAAAATGTTATAGGTCCTGCCCCGCTTTTCCCGTTTATAATAGAATCCCAGAATGCGGTTGTATTGTTCCCGACCGGAGATATAACACCCAAACCTGTAATAACAACTCTATTCACAACCTATCCTTTATTTTTTCACAGATTTTTCTTCTATATATTTTATGGCATCCCCAACTGTTTTTAATTTTTCAGCCTCTTCATCCGGAATTTCCATACCAAATTCTTCTTCTAATGCCATAACAAGCTCAACCGTGTCAAGTGAATCCGCACCAAGGTCATTAATAAATGATGCCTCCGGTGTCACTTCTTCCGGTTTTATACCAAGTTGTTCAACAATTATCGCCTTTGTTTTTTCTACCAATTCTGACATTTTTTCCTCCTTTTTAAGAATATTAAAGAGTTATCTTAAAATATAAAATAGTGGTTGTCAAGAGCCTGCTGTTTTTCTCACCACCTGTTCTATATCCTGTGTTGTGAACTTAAATCCAATATTTCTTAAAGACCTTTGTGAATTTTTTTCAATCCTTGTTATGAGGTTTTCTATATCTTTTTCTTCTATTCCAATAGTTTTCAATGAAGGTTTAAGATTTATTTTTTCCATAAGTTCAATAATTTTGCCTTCGGAATTTTCAACTTTTCTATTTGCAAAGTCTCCGACAAATGCTTTATCCAAGACCTCAACCCTCTGTGCATACCTTTCTCTGATAAGACTTATAATTTGGGGTAAGAACATTAAACTTGCATAGCCGTGATGCACACTCCAGTCAAGTGTAAGCGTATAACCCATACCATGCCCAAGCATTGTGCCTGTACAATTCAAAGACACACCTGCAACAAGGGATGAAAGCATCATCTGTTCCCTTGCCTGTTTATCTTTTCCATCTTTTACCGCAACCGGAAGCCATCTAAATATCATTGCTATTGTTTCTTTATTTAATATGTCTGTTATAGGATTTGCCCTTACTGAAAGTATGCCTTCTATACAGTGTGAAAGAGCATCCAATCCGGTAGAAGCGGTTAAATATGGATTAAGTGTATATGTCAAGGAAGGATCACAGAATGCAATATCCGGCATAATTGAAAGTGATGCTATTGTCTTTTTTGTATTATTATCTTCATCTACAATAACAGAAAATCTTGTTACTTCACTTCCTGTGCC is drawn from bacterium Unc6 and contains these coding sequences:
- a CDS encoding AsnC family transcriptional regulator → MKKILEILSKNAKIQAQEIATMLHTSVENIKEQIKKLEKERVIVKYKAVINWDKVKTDIVHAIIEVKVIPIRGKGFDQTAKRIY
- a CDS encoding NAD-dependent dehydratase, whose product is MKRVLVTGGAGFIGSHLCEKLLNKRCEVLCLDSFYTGMRSNILHLLSYPYFEVIRHDICYPICLEVSEIYNLACPASPVHYQHNPIHTIKTSILGSINMLGLAKRVKAKILQSSTSEVYGDPTIHPQPENYRGNVNPTGYRACYDESKRCAETLFFDYHRQHKLKIKVARIFNTYGPKMQANDGRVVSNFIVQALKEEAITVYGDGKQTRSFCYIDDMIDGLLKMMDSPDDFTGPVNLGNPQEWTILELANQVIKITGTKSKIVFNPLPPDDPLQRCPDITLANKELNWKPVIRLEEGLKKTIEYFRKIY
- a CDS encoding acyl-CoA dehydrogenase, giving the protein MDYFLSEQQIMAKELARKIAKEKIQPVSAYYDETEEFPWQIMKVLSESDLFGVYIEEKYGGTGGGVLDLCLVTEELSCACGGIAVCYAASALGTYPIILYGNDVQKQKYLPDLASGKKIAAFGLTEASAGSDISGIQTTAKNQGDYYILNGTKQWITNGGEAETYIIIAMTDKNKGARGASVFIVEKGTPGFTFGKKEKKLGIRASATKELVFTDCEVPKENILGKEGLGFVVAMKTLDISRPGVASQSVGIAQGALDLAVEYARKRVQFGKPIISFQGIQFMLADMATQVEAARALVYSVARMVDSGNTRVSKESAMAKLFASDTAMKVTTDAVQIFGGYGYMRDCPVEKFMRDAKITQIYEGTNQIQRSIIGTGLIKEFASL
- a CDS encoding beta-ketoacyl-[acyl-carrier-protein] synthase II, which produces MNRVVITGLGVISPVGNNTTAFWDSIINGKSGAGPITFFDPTNFPTKIASEVKSFDPSGCINPKELKRMERFIQFAICASKMAIQDAGLDLEKEDKNTIGVLVGSGIGGLPIMEEQMRVLIEKGPSKVTPFFIPMLIPDMASGLISIYYGLKGPNFCCASACASGNHSIGQAFRTIRYGDARVMVAGGTESCITQLGVAGFCALKALTTKNDQPEKASRPFDKERDGFLIGEGAGIVILEDIENARKRNAKIYAEVIGYGASSDAYHITAPDPLGDGAFRCMKSALNDAKLAPEEVVYINAHGTSTQLNDKIETIAVKKVFGDYAKKVAISSTKSMIGHLLGAAAGVELIASVLSIYHSVIPPTINYEYPDPDCDLDYVPNTARRRDVKIAMSNSFGFGGHNASIVLRKI
- a CDS encoding acyl carrier protein, which translates into the protein MSELVEKTKAIIVEQLGIKPEEVTPEASFINDLGADSLDTVELVMALEEEFGMEIPDEEAEKLKTVGDAIKYIEEKSVKK